The genomic stretch CGCCGCGAGCTTTGATCCACCGCTCGACTCCTCGGCGCCCCATGCGAAGGCTTCCGTCCGTGCCGCGGACCTTAGTGTTCCCCCAGCTGATCTCGATCTCGACCAGGCCCGGGGCCCTCCGCTTGACGGTGGCCACCGACCCGTAGCGGAGGAACAGGACGCACATGTCCTCCGAATCGCTCCACTTGAAGGCCGGGCCCAGCATGCCGGCATCGTACGCCCGGGCGTCTCCCGGGCTGCGACGCGCTACGTGAAGTGCAGCCAGATCGCCCCGGCGCCGCCGTTCGCAGCCGTCGCGCCGGCGACACTCGCGATGCCCGGCACGCCGACGCCGAGCCCTGCAGTCGATTCGCCATTGATGGTCGCCGGTACCTGGGCGGGTCGCGTGTTGTTGACGCCTCCGTACGTGTTGCCTGTGACACCGACGCCGAGGAAGCCGGAACCGCCACCGCCGCTTCGGCCGTCACCGCTCACGGCACCGCCGCCGAAGTAGCCGCCACCGCCGCCGCCGCCGTCGTTGCTGGTGAAGACGGTGCGGTTCCCGTTGTCGGCGTTGCCGCCCTGCAAGGCGCTGCCTGGCCAGGTGCCGGTTCCGCCGGCTGACTGCGAACCGCCGCCAGCGCCGTTGCCCGCGCCGCCGGTAGCTCCACCGCCCGACCCTGCCGCATTGCTGAAGCCGCTACCTCCGCCGCCGCCGCCCGCGATAACGAGCGCCGCGCCGGCATTGCGGAAGACGCCGGAATAGCCGCCACCACCACCGCCGAACGTGTCGCCGAACGAACCGCTACCACCGCCCGGATAACCGCCGACCCCGCCGTAATGCGCGGTGCCGACGTCACGGTGACCGCCCTGCCCGCCCGCTCCTGCGCGGATCCTCAGCGTCTCGCCGGGCGTCACTGAGAACGTGCCCTCGCTGTAACCGCCCGCGCCGGAGTTGCCGCCGTTCAACGCGTACACGCCGCCGCCACCAGCACCGCCGATCGCGTACGCGGTGCAGTTGGTGAACCCGGGCGGCACGACGAACGTCTGCTCTGCGCCGGTAGGATTGAAGCGCTGCCATGCCGCGACCGTGGCGGCCGGCTTCGCTGCGCCGAGCCCTGCGGGTAGCGCGAACATCAGGCGGTGTCCCCGGCGAGCACGTACGCCGCGGCCGCGCCGCCCGCGTTGCTGTCCACGTACAGCGAACCCATGGCCCACTGCCCCGCGCTGCCGTCGTGGCCAAGGCGGTTCTGCAGCGTCGCGCCGCTCGCCGCGGCGAAAGCGATTGCGCCGGCACCCTTCTGCACCCACGTGCAGCACCAGCCCGCCGGCAGGTTGTTCGGCAGCGTGACCGTGACCGCCGCTCCGTTGGCGAACGTGAGCACCTTGCCGCTGTCCGAGGCCTGCGCGGTGTACGTGGTGCCCGTCTGCGCATTGATGTTGCCGCGATAGCCGCTGATCTCGTCGGCGTCGCTCACGACCACGCCGGAGGCTTGCAGCGCATCGCCGCCGGTGCCGTTCCAGCGCGGCAACGTGTTGTCGACGCTCGACACCGGTCCGGCAATACCGCCGGCCGCCGCGGCGATCTCGTCGAGCGCGGCCTGGACGTTGGTCGCGGTAAGTCCCGACGTCGCCGGGTTGTAACTCACCGAAATGGCGGCGACGGAGCCGGAAGCGATCGGTGCAACCCATGCCGAACCGTTCCAGGCATACAGCGCGCCGTCGGCTTGGTTGAGCACGAGGAACACGTTCGTGCCGGCAGGGTAGAACTGCCACAGGGCACCCACCGCGACGTAGCGAGCGAGCGCGTTGTCGTGCCCAGCCCACGCGCCCGTCGCACCGGCAGCGACGATGTGCAGGTCGCCATCGCTCGGGGTCGCCGGCGGCGCGGTCCGGTTCATGTCGATCGGCGCCGTCTGCAGCAGCGCGTCGATGACGTTGAGCGAGAGATTGAGCCCCGCCGCAGGATCCAACGTGTTTTCCGGGACGTACGGAATCCCGGTGTTCGGAGTAGCCATCAGATCGTGACCTCGATATACGGGCCGAGCCCGGTCAGTTGATTGCGCTGTTGCACCCGCGCGGTGACGGGGCCGTCGAAGGCAACGAGCGAGCCGGTGTAGCTCGTCGCAGCCGTGTCGACCTCGCGCGTCGTGGTGCCGTCGGTGAGCGTGAGGCGATAGCCGGCGAAGTACGCACCCATCGCGACCCTCGCGCCGCCACCAAGCCGCCCCACCCCTTGCCAGCTCACCACCGCATCGAGACCGTCACGACGCGCCTGCAGATATGCCGGATGGCGTTCTACCTGCGACTGACCAGTGAAGACGACCGAGACAATCGTGGCTTCCTCAACGGGGCGGCCGAACGTCATCGCGCGGAAGGTCAGGGTGCGGTTGAGCCACGACATGTCGGCGGGGATGAACATCGCTGTGTCGAGCAGCACGAAGCGCTCACCCACCGAATGCGCAACCGGCGCCGTGTCCTTTCGCCCGCGCAACCAGTGCGACAGATCCCACACGCCAGGCGCGAACTCGTCGGCGTCGGCGAAGTTCACCATCTCGTTGCCGATCACCGCGCGGTTCGTGCGGTTCAACATGCCGGCAAGGTCGGTGTTCTCCAGCAGCGCGTTCGGCGTATCGATTTGCACACGGCAGGTGTTCGTGGCGTCTGGATACTCTCGCGGGTGTGCGCCGAGCGCCGTGGTGAGCTTTCCAACGACGCTCGCGTTTCGCGTACTCTGCTCGTCGACGAAGGTAGCGCCACCGTCGAGCGACAACTCCACCAGCGCGCCCGGCCACGCGGGGAAGATGCCCGAGACCGCCACATAGAACCCGAGCTGGTCGTGCGTATCCCGGAGGATTGGGATGTCGAGGATCTCGACGGTGGTTGGCCCAGCCACAGAAGATGGCGGCCGCGTGACGGGCGCAGCTGGAATTCCCTGCACCTGCGTTCGGTACAGGCTCTGGCGATCGCGAATTCCCTTGTACCGCTGTTCGCCGTCGTCGGTCTCGACGCGCGTCAGGATCGCCCGGACCATCTTGTTCTTAAGCTGGAGGAACACCGGATCGGCCTCGGTGAGACGAAGCCAGCTGTCCGGAAGCGCGAACGTCAGCTCGCCCTTCTGCTGCTCGACCATCATCCCGTGTGTGATCGCAACCACCGATGCGGCTTCGTCTGCCGACAACACGACGGGTGTCTGAAGCGATTGCTCGCCGTCGGCGCGCGCTCCTTCGGGGCGCTCGCTGCGTTGCTTGTCGGTGTTCAGCCCCCCGTCGACGTCGTAGTAGTTCAGGTGCAGCACACGCGGGATGCCAATGCTGTCCTGACGCCGCGTGTCTTCGACCTCCGCGTCTTCGCCGTCGTCGATGAGATCGTCGTCGATGATGGTGGCCACCGCGTCGCGGCCGCGCGGCACAAATGCGACCTTGCCGTTCGCGTTCGAGGGGTCGAAGAAGAAGATCGAGGACAAGGTCTGAAGAATGCCCGCTCCCGCGTATGCCGAGCCAATCGTGTAACCGCGGATGACCTTCTCCCAGTCCATCATCACGAGGTTGATCAGGTGCTCAGGAAGGTTCGCACGCCGGCACACGTCCTCGATCACCTGCGGGAGCCGCCAGTCCTCCGTTCCGGCGTCTTCGAGTTCGAACTGGAAGCGCAGCTGCGAGTTCATACCGATGCGCACCAGCCCGCCGGCGACACCGGACTGCAGGAGATGCTCCGTCGCGTAACGCTCGCGCTGGAGCCGGAAGTACATTGACCCCGCGCGCACGTAGGCGATGATGATGTCAGCCTGGCTCTGGAACTGAGAGCGCGTGTCGTCCATCGCGCAGCGCGGCGTGATCGTGCCCGCCGGTAGGCTGGTATGCGTGTAGCCCTCGACCGTGGGGTCGTACCAGAAGAACTTCGCCTGGCTGCCCTGTACATACGCGATCAGCGGCCGCATGTTCTGGTCGAACGCGAGGTCGATTTCCTTGATGCCCGCCGCGGTGAACAACAGCGTGACGGGCGACCCAGGCGCAGTGAGGCTCACCGATTCCGCCACCTGATCGTAGGTCGCCGTCCAGATCTTCACCTCCAACCCTTGCGAGGCGTCGCTGATGTTCACGCCACCGGGATGGCGCGCCTCCAAGGGATAGCCCGGGCGCTTGCCGGGCCACACGAAAGGCGCCGCGACGGCCTGCGTCGACAGTCGGCCCTCGGGAATCATCAGTGGCGGCCCCAGGTCTGCAGCACGTTCAGCACCAGCGTCTGGCTGCTGGTCTTGGGGATCGGCGGCGACACCGAGAACTGCCACGAACTCCAGTTAGTGATCACTGAGACCACGTCGATCCCGCCCGCCAGATTTCCCTGCGAGACCGGCCATGTGAGCGAGCCGGCGCGCTGATTCGTTCCGCCGACATATGCGGACATGGTGGCGTTCGCTCCGCTGCGGTTGCCCGTCGGATTTGCCGCGTTCTCGGCGGCGAGCGCACCGTCCCACGCCGCGCTTCCGATTTGGAAGCCGGTCCCGCCGCCGGTATCCCCGTTCAGACCGCACTGCGTCATCGAGCCCGGCGCATTGGTCAGACCCCACCCGAGCGACAAACCACCTGGTGAATTCACTTGGCCATTGCGCATCGGCCGGCGAACGAACGTGTAGTCGACGCCCGCGAGGTTCAGGACGAAGGGCGCCGAGTCGCCCGTCGGGATGTAGATGCGCGTTTCGAGATAAACATCGAGGATCTCGTCCGATAGCACGGTGATCGTCGTCGGGTTGCCGGCACCATCTCGAATGAGCGCGCGGTTCCAGAGGCTGCCATTTGTCGCCCAGCCGAAACCGACTTCCGCGAGCGTGCCGGTCGCAACGCCCGCAGCGAAGCGCCGACCGGACACGTTCGACGAGTACCGCGGTGGGCCGGCTACGATCTGCTGGGTCGTCCCGCCGCTGATCTCGGTGTTAGATCCGGCGATGCGATTCGCCAACGAGTTGTCGCCAAATGACGGCGCCGCGGTGCCGGTTCCGACCTGGCAATACGCGGCCGCGCCATTATTGTTGCCGATGCGATCAAGTCCACCAGTGGTGATCAGGTTCGGAAACTGTGCCGCAACGCGCGAGTGCACGATCTGGCCGTGCGCATCGACCTTATGGCACACCATCTTGATGATCTGCTCGACGTCATGCTGAAACCCGATCGCTGCATCTCGCTTCGGCACGATCAGGTTCTTGTTCGGAATCAGGAAATTGGTCACGACAGGGTGCCTCCGGTGATGTTCGCGGACGTGTCGAGTTCGTCGGGCGGATTGTTGGAATAGGTGATCAGCGTGTTGACGAGCGTCCCGCCGGTGAGCGTTGCCGAGGTGTCCAGTTCATCAGGCGGGTTGCTCCTGTAATCGACCAGAGCAAGCCGGAGTTGGCCGCCGGTGAGTGTCGCGAACGTGTCGAGTTCGTCGGGCGGATTGTTTTCGTATTCCTGGAGCGCTTCGCGCAGATCGCCGCCGGTGAGCGTAGCTGCGTGATCGAGGTCGTCGATGAACGCATCGAGAGACGCGATCCCTGCGACCACCGCAGGCGCATCCATGCTTTCGATGCTTAGCACTGGATACAGCGGAGAGGTGACGTGCTTGGCGGCACCACGGAAGACGCGCACCTGCCACTGCGACCACGCGCCGCGCTGATCGGTGACGTCCTCATTCGCGAGCACCAGGTACGACGTGCCACGGAAGAACGGCGTGTTGCCGGCGCCGAGAATCGCCTGCAGGTCAGGATCCGGCATCTGGTCGAAGCTGCCGGTGTGCCATGTTGCGTACTCAAGGAACTTCGCGTTGGCGGCCGTCAACGCCGGATCCTCGGCGTCATACACGAGGATGCCGTTTCGCCACGCCTGTAGAAGCGTCGTCTCGCCCTCGCAGAACCCAATCGCATACGTGCGATATGCGTACTCTGTTTCCACTTTCGGACCGCCTTTTCCTTGGCGCTCCTTCTTCTTGACGATCACCGGCTCGCTATCGGCGATGACGTTGCCCATGATCGGGTTCGATCGACCGAAGACGATCCCGCGAAACCCGCCTTCCTGCGACGTCTGTTTTTGCAGATCGCCAATCTTCGGCCCGGGGATAACCTGTTGCGACGCGCTGTACACGCTGCCCAGTGTCGAGCCGATGGCCCAGCCCCACGATGCACCCGCAGGGCCGCCCACGAACCACCCAACAACGGCGCCGACGGCGCCTAATACAGGACCTGCGTAATCGCTCACGCGTCACCCCAGTTCGGCCGATAGGCCTCGATGACGGCGTCCCGGATGCGACCGGCAAGCGCGGTCTCGATGACGCCCTGCCGCGTGCTGGCATGGATGATGGAGAGACCGCCGTGAACGTAGTCGGCCAGCAGCCCCACGTGCGTAGGTTCGCCTGCGCCCCAGCGCGCGAGCGCGACATCGCACGGCTCGCACGTCCCGGTGACAGGCTCCCCGAAGTGCACACGCAACCCGCGGCGAAGGCGGTCATCCCACGGTTCGCGGCCGTAGCGCGCCGGCGCGTCGACGGTCCGCGACCAGCCACCCGCTCGCAGCGACAGGATGACCAGGCCGAGACAGTCCACCGCCCAAGGCTTGCGTCCTTGATGGCGCCACGGGACACCGATCATCGATCGCGCGTGCGCGATCGCCAGAGCGGCGCCGCTCACTCCAGCACCTGCGGACCGACTTCGCCCGTCCATCCGCCGCCGCCGGGGAGCTTGCCGCCCGGAACGCTACCGGCGACGCCGTCGCCAACGGGGATCGTCCACTCACCCTTGAAGTTCGGCCAGTTGTTGTAGCTGTCGCATCCCAACGGTCCATCCTTCAGCTTCGTGCAGTCGGGGCGGTGCCGATAGCTATGGCCATTCTCGATTGCGTACGGCGTTGTCTCGGCGAGGGTGATCGTGCTCCCGACGACCTTCTCGATCGCATAGCGGCGTCCGGCATTGGGCCCGCTGGTGAACTCAAGCCGCCCAGGGAAGAAGCCCGCAAAGCTGCCGGTGAAGGTGCGATCGCTCTCGGCCCCGACGCTGGCCACGGCGCCGCCTTGCCACAATGCTTCAGCGTCAACGCCGCAGCCGGTCTGCGAGTTCGCGGGGCTGCCGAAGATGCAGCGCCCTGAGCGCTGCCAGACGGTGCCGATGAACTGGCGCAACCGCATCGCGTAGGACAGCAGTTCAGGGATCACCACCATGCCGCGTTCGGAACGGACCTCACCCAGGTCGCCCGCGTCGAGCAGCAACGCGCTGCCGGTCGCGGGATCACGCTGGTCGAGCACAAAGCAATCCCACTCTCCGTCGTCCAGCGCGCCGGATTCGACCATCTCGATGGTCAGCCCCTGCAGCGTCGTGGATACGAGAATCTTCCCCTCGGCGTTCGCCACCGAGTAGTTCACATCGGACGCGATCATCGACGGGTCGATGCCCTGCGATGCCGAGTACACCGTCGGCCCAAGGCCGTCGCCGTGGTCGTACGTGATATCGCGATCCCACATGGCGAAGCCGAACACCTGTCCGCTCTTCAAGCGGAACCGCACGCACCGGGTGAACACGCCGACGTGTCGATCGAGCTTTGGTTGCAGTGAAACGGGGATGATTCGGCTCATCCGTACCGTTCCTCCTGCAGCTCGATCATCAGCTCGTTGATGCGGCCCGCCACGCTGGTCAGCGGGTTGTAGTCGTTCGCGAAGCGCACGCAGACATCGAACGTGCCGGTCCACTCCAGCAGCGCGCCGGCAGGCCACACAGTCGTAGGAAGCACCAGACCGCCGATCGGCTGCACCACGAAACCGGTGAACGGAACGCCGTCCGCCGTCATTGCGACGTCGACGGGCAGCGTGATGTCCCGGCTCTTCGTCTTCGGCCCGCGCGTGTAGTGCTTCACCAGCTGGATAGGCGAACTGGTGCCATCACCGTAGCCCAGCACCTGATTGCTGACGCGCCAGTCGTTGAAGTCGCGAAAACGGAAGGTATACGCCTTGCCCTCAGCGACCCAGATTGCGTCCAGCAACGCCGCGCGCTCGTCCTCGTTGAACGTTGCCAGTTCGGCGCGGTAACGGTGCAGCGGCATGTCCATCAGCGGGCGACGGCGGGTGACGCCGCTTCGAAGTCGCTTCTCCAGCGTCGCGAAGTTCGGGCCGCCCACGAAACCATAGCGGTAGTTCGTGTTGAAGCGGAAATCGATGAAGCTGTCTTCGTCGAAGGCCATCAGCCAAACCTCGCGGCGCGCCGCTGCTCACGGGACACGTTGCTCGCGATCTGCAAACGCGTCGACGCGTCCACTCGCCCGATCACAGGCACGTTCACCACATACGTGTCGCCGCCTCCGCCGCCGCTCATTACCGGGACCTGGCCACCGTTGAGCCGATCGAGGAACGACCGGCCGAGCGTTCGCGTCGCCTCCGCGTTGATCACGTACTCGCCGCGGTGGACCACGCCCGCCGGCTCGAACTTGCCGCCGGCGCCGGTGTAGCCGCCGGATGCGAAGCCCCACCCGCTACTCGACCAGAGGTCGAAGATCGTCCCCATCGTCTCGCCGGAGAAGTCGCCGCCAGACTGCCGGCCGCCGACGAAGAGCTGCCCGATCCACTTCGAGAGTTGCTGCTTCACCACGAAGGCGGTGATGTCGGCCGCCAAGCTGTTGAGGAAGCCGGCGAAATCGCCCTTGCCGGTGGTGATGAACTCGGTGATCACGTCCGACAGGCCGGAGAACGCCCCGCTCCAGATGTCGTACATCTGGCCGGCGATGTCGGCCGAGTCGGCCACGAAGTCCTGCACCGCGGTGGTCGCGCCGTTGCGCCAGTCGCCCATCGCTGCGGCGCGCTCGCGCTGGTAGCGCTCCTCCTCCACGATCATGCGGTCGCGGCTATCGCGCAGCGCCTGCTCTTCTTCGGCGAGCACCTCACGCTGCTGGGATGCTGCGCGCTTGTGCAGGTCTTCGACTTCCTTCGCGTACTGGCGCTCGATGTCCAGGCGCCGCAGCGCTTGGTCGGCAGCGTCGCTGCCCATGCCGTAGCGCGCGAGATCGAGATTGTTCTGCTCGCGCTGGATGCCCTCGCGAGCGGTGATCTCGTCCTGCAGCTTCGCCAGCTCGCGCTTGGCCAGCACTTCCTTCTTGTGCGCTTCGGCCAGTTCGCCGCTCACGCGCAGTTGTTCGAGCGCCGCATCGATCTCGGCCCGACGCCCAGCCGACACCTTGCCTCCGATGCGTTCCAGCTCCTCGAGCACTTGGATGCGGATGCGCTCGCTGGCGGTCAGCGTTTCGGTGCTAAGGGCCTGCTCCTGATTGAGCGCGGTCTGGTCCTGTACTCTCTTCAGCAGCGTCGCGGTCGGATCGTTCTTCG from Lysobacter auxotrophicus encodes the following:
- a CDS encoding DUF2793 domain-containing protein, producing the protein MATPNTGIPYVPENTLDPAAGLNLSLNVIDALLQTAPIDMNRTAPPATPSDGDLHIVAAGATGAWAGHDNALARYVAVGALWQFYPAGTNVFLVLNQADGALYAWNGSAWVAPIASGSVAAISVSYNPATSGLTATNVQAALDEIAAAAGGIAGPVSSVDNTLPRWNGTGGDALQASGVVVSDADEISGYRGNINAQTGTTYTAQASDSGKVLTFANGAAVTVTLPNNLPAGWCCTWVQKGAGAIAFAAASGATLQNRLGHDGSAGQWAMGSLYVDSNAGGAAAAYVLAGDTA
- a CDS encoding phage tail protein, encoding MIPEGRLSTQAVAAPFVWPGKRPGYPLEARHPGGVNISDASQGLEVKIWTATYDQVAESVSLTAPGSPVTLLFTAAGIKEIDLAFDQNMRPLIAYVQGSQAKFFWYDPTVEGYTHTSLPAGTITPRCAMDDTRSQFQSQADIIIAYVRAGSMYFRLQRERYATEHLLQSGVAGGLVRIGMNSQLRFQFELEDAGTEDWRLPQVIEDVCRRANLPEHLINLVMMDWEKVIRGYTIGSAYAGAGILQTLSSIFFFDPSNANGKVAFVPRGRDAVATIIDDDLIDDGEDAEVEDTRRQDSIGIPRVLHLNYYDVDGGLNTDKQRSERPEGARADGEQSLQTPVVLSADEAASVVAITHGMMVEQQKGELTFALPDSWLRLTEADPVFLQLKNKMVRAILTRVETDDGEQRYKGIRDRQSLYRTQVQGIPAAPVTRPPSSVAGPTTVEILDIPILRDTHDQLGFYVAVSGIFPAWPGALVELSLDGGATFVDEQSTRNASVVGKLTTALGAHPREYPDATNTCRVQIDTPNALLENTDLAGMLNRTNRAVIGNEMVNFADADEFAPGVWDLSHWLRGRKDTAPVAHSVGERFVLLDTAMFIPADMSWLNRTLTFRAMTFGRPVEEATIVSVVFTGQSQVERHPAYLQARRDGLDAVVSWQGVGRLGGGARVAMGAYFAGYRLTLTDGTTTREVDTAATSYTGSLVAFDGPVTARVQQRNQLTGLGPYIEVTI
- a CDS encoding C40 family peptidase translates to MSGAALAIAHARSMIGVPWRHQGRKPWAVDCLGLVILSLRAGGWSRTVDAPARYGREPWDDRLRRGLRVHFGEPVTGTCEPCDVALARWGAGEPTHVGLLADYVHGGLSIIHASTRQGVIETALAGRIRDAVIEAYRPNWGDA
- a CDS encoding DUF2163 domain-containing protein — encoded protein: MSRIIPVSLQPKLDRHVGVFTRCVRFRLKSGQVFGFAMWDRDITYDHGDGLGPTVYSASQGIDPSMIASDVNYSVANAEGKILVSTTLQGLTIEMVESGALDDGEWDCFVLDQRDPATGSALLLDAGDLGEVRSERGMVVIPELLSYAMRLRQFIGTVWQRSGRCIFGSPANSQTGCGVDAEALWQGGAVASVGAESDRTFTGSFAGFFPGRLEFTSGPNAGRRYAIEKVVGSTITLAETTPYAIENGHSYRHRPDCTKLKDGPLGCDSYNNWPNFKGEWTIPVGDGVAGSVPGGKLPGGGGWTGEVGPQVLE
- a CDS encoding DUF2460 domain-containing protein, with the protein product MAFDEDSFIDFRFNTNYRYGFVGGPNFATLEKRLRSGVTRRRPLMDMPLHRYRAELATFNEDERAALLDAIWVAEGKAYTFRFRDFNDWRVSNQVLGYGDGTSSPIQLVKHYTRGPKTKSRDITLPVDVAMTADGVPFTGFVVQPIGGLVLPTTVWPAGALLEWTGTFDVCVRFANDYNPLTSVAGRINELMIELQEERYG